Proteins encoded in a region of the Tepidisphaeraceae bacterium genome:
- a CDS encoding PilZ domain-containing protein, protein MSDNTNKSGMYEVDAVGDERRRMPRAKYEVAATLVGTGVDGQEFTLYTRDVNAGGSGFVSPTDLQDIEAATIRIPAPDGGVRHVRCHVRRTREIGEGWVEGYVEFEEPTSVFSTKRINAAHATQPKGPVFAGI, encoded by the coding sequence ATGAGTGACAACACGAACAAGAGCGGCATGTACGAGGTCGACGCGGTCGGTGACGAACGTCGGCGGATGCCGCGGGCGAAGTACGAGGTGGCGGCCACGCTTGTGGGGACGGGCGTGGATGGGCAGGAGTTCACGCTCTACACGCGCGACGTGAACGCCGGCGGCTCGGGCTTCGTCTCACCGACCGATCTACAGGACATCGAGGCGGCCACGATCCGCATTCCCGCGCCCGACGGTGGCGTGCGGCACGTCCGCTGCCATGTGCGCCGGACGCGCGAGATCGGTGAGGGGTGGGTCGAGGGTTACGTCGAGTTCGAGGAACCGACGTCCGTCTTCTCGACCAAGCGCATCAATGCGGCCCATGCTACGCAGCCAAAAGGGCCGGTCTTCGCCGGGATATAG
- a CDS encoding Ig-like domain-containing protein produces the protein MLKKTSYRRVAVIIVVVAVVGIVSWQSLKGRGLRHRYLGHLFTLHPWVRSTRPAMLQDNVDPATFIAADVGLPNTGHGVDDRTLSDATVLLYRTVDRQPVQALRNTTGGGDAIVLQPIEALDPQTEYTFEVTPNVRDTSGVSFRPYKTTFVTGQDRAMVNFPGGFEKIPQPTTVGMPVINLVIGPDKRLYGTTVDGRIVRYDIGPGGTLGTPTVISSIQRANWGPRMVPGIAFDPASTPDNLIAWVTHSEFSFDKGADWTGKLSRLSGANLEHYQDYVINLPRSRRDHITAAPIVGPDGAIFFCQPSNTAMGAPDQAWGKRSEHLMTAAILRLDVSKITKLPLDAKTDEGGTYDPFAPSAPLTIYATGIRNALTLFTHSNGSLYAPSNGSAAGGSTPGYDGGTISGLRIDAQMGPYNPGVIPPLEGVLQTQNDFLYRIVRGGYYGHPNPHRNEFVLNGGNPTRDSDVAEVHEYPVGVQPDRNFRGFAYDFDKNASPNGIIEYKSDTFGGALKGKLLLTRYSGGKDIVVLTPRPDGSIAEDVKGIVGFTQLNSPLGLVEDLPTGNLYVSEFGNQRISLLRPLPKGSHVVPSERQLLFHALTAGSPTPPRRLSLRNAGTEPLVMRPAGFKITGPDAAMFKILNAPGADVSVGQFRPYDLLIGFDVSRDSAEGVKSAVLTIESNDPTTPVLSIELRGLVTTGSTADDEPSLHRILELHELSVDVGDPAPEVADLPVVLASEDEVNAQLFEKVLPDPVTIEPLACFGPTASPVLSMSWYDPQRLDQRGGDRVPLFTVEATSNKSVEPSLNGESAFDPGDGAFGLATGWPALGNRVVYSQDVRNTFQADPSQRRGFRFYRLKQADGKTIPNAYVFAIEAIVDSVDQQDFVGIIRNVRPITKK, from the coding sequence GTGTTGAAGAAAACGTCTTATCGTCGCGTGGCGGTCATCATCGTCGTCGTCGCGGTAGTGGGGATTGTCAGCTGGCAATCGTTGAAGGGGCGGGGGCTCCGGCATCGCTACCTGGGCCACCTCTTCACGCTGCACCCTTGGGTCCGTTCGACGCGCCCGGCAATGCTGCAGGACAACGTCGACCCCGCCACGTTCATCGCTGCGGACGTTGGTCTGCCCAACACCGGGCACGGCGTCGACGACCGCACTCTCTCTGACGCCACGGTTCTGTTATATCGCACCGTGGACCGCCAACCGGTGCAGGCATTGCGCAACACGACCGGTGGTGGTGATGCGATCGTGCTCCAGCCGATCGAGGCGCTGGACCCCCAGACCGAATATACCTTCGAGGTGACGCCGAACGTGCGCGATACGAGCGGCGTCTCGTTCCGACCGTACAAGACCACCTTCGTTACCGGTCAGGACCGGGCGATGGTCAACTTCCCCGGCGGATTTGAGAAGATACCCCAACCGACGACGGTCGGCATGCCGGTAATCAACCTCGTGATCGGCCCGGACAAGCGATTGTACGGCACCACCGTTGACGGGCGAATCGTGCGCTATGACATCGGGCCTGGCGGCACGCTCGGCACGCCGACGGTCATCTCGTCGATCCAGCGCGCCAATTGGGGCCCGCGCATGGTGCCGGGCATCGCTTTTGACCCTGCCAGCACGCCCGACAACCTCATCGCCTGGGTCACGCATAGCGAGTTCAGTTTCGACAAGGGCGCCGATTGGACGGGTAAGCTCTCGCGGTTGTCCGGCGCGAACCTCGAGCATTATCAGGACTACGTGATCAACCTGCCGCGCAGCAGGCGCGACCACATCACCGCTGCACCGATCGTCGGTCCCGATGGCGCGATCTTTTTCTGCCAGCCCAGCAATACCGCTATGGGTGCCCCCGACCAAGCGTGGGGCAAGCGCAGCGAACACCTGATGACGGCTGCCATCCTGCGGTTGGACGTCTCGAAGATCACGAAATTGCCGCTGGACGCCAAGACCGACGAGGGCGGCACCTACGACCCCTTTGCGCCCAGTGCGCCGCTGACGATCTACGCCACCGGCATCCGTAATGCGCTGACCTTGTTCACGCATTCGAACGGCTCGCTATACGCGCCGTCCAACGGATCGGCCGCAGGTGGCAGCACGCCCGGTTACGATGGCGGCACGATCAGCGGTCTGCGGATCGACGCGCAAATGGGCCCGTACAACCCCGGCGTCATCCCCCCGCTGGAAGGTGTGCTGCAGACGCAGAACGACTTCCTGTACCGCATCGTTCGCGGTGGGTACTACGGGCACCCGAACCCGCACCGCAACGAGTTCGTGTTAAACGGTGGCAATCCGACGCGGGACAGCGATGTGGCCGAGGTGCACGAATATCCGGTCGGCGTGCAGCCGGACCGGAACTTCCGCGGCTTCGCGTACGACTTCGACAAGAACGCCTCGCCGAACGGCATCATCGAGTACAAGAGCGACACGTTCGGTGGCGCGCTGAAGGGCAAGCTGCTGCTCACACGCTACAGCGGCGGCAAGGACATCGTCGTCTTAACACCACGCCCCGACGGTTCGATCGCCGAGGATGTGAAGGGCATCGTGGGCTTTACGCAATTGAACAGCCCGCTGGGTTTGGTGGAGGACCTGCCCACCGGCAACCTGTACGTCTCCGAATTCGGCAACCAGCGGATCTCGCTGCTGCGCCCGCTGCCCAAGGGCTCACACGTGGTGCCGAGCGAGCGGCAACTGCTGTTCCACGCGCTGACCGCCGGCAGTCCGACGCCGCCGCGGCGCCTGTCTTTGCGCAACGCCGGTACTGAACCACTGGTAATGCGCCCGGCGGGCTTCAAGATCACCGGGCCTGACGCCGCGATGTTCAAGATCCTCAACGCGCCCGGTGCCGACGTCAGCGTGGGGCAGTTCCGCCCGTACGACCTGTTGATCGGGTTCGACGTGAGCCGCGACAGCGCAGAGGGCGTGAAGTCAGCGGTGCTGACGATCGAGTCGAACGACCCGACCACCCCGGTGCTGTCGATCGAGCTGCGCGGGCTGGTGACGACCGGATCAACGGCCGACGATGAGCCGTCGCTGCATCGTATCCTCGAATTGCACGAGTTGTCGGTGGACGTCGGAGATCCTGCCCCCGAGGTGGCCGATCTGCCGGTGGTGCTGGCGTCCGAGGACGAGGTGAACGCGCAGCTGTTCGAGAAGGTTCTGCCCGACCCGGTGACGATCGAGCCACTGGCTTGCTTCGGCCCGACCGCGTCGCCGGTGCTGTCCATGTCGTGGTACGATCCGCAGCGGCTCGATCAGCGAGGTGGGGATCGTGTGCCGCTCTTCACGGTTGAGGCGACGTCGAATAAGAGCGTCGAACCAAGCCTGAACGGCGAGTCGGCGTTCGATCCAGGTGACGGTGCATTCGGTCTGGCCACGGGCTGGCCGGCGCTGGGGAATCGCGTCGTCTACAGCCAGGACGTCCGCAACACGTTCCAGGCCGACCCGAGCCAGCGCCGCGGCTTCCGCTTCTACCGACTGAAACAGGCCGACGGCAAAACCATCCCCAATGCCTACGTCTTCGCGATCGAAGCGATCGTGGACTCGGTGGACCAACAGGACTTCGTGGGCATCATCCGCAACGTGCGCCCGATCACCAAAAAGTAG
- a CDS encoding M12 family metallo-peptidase, with protein sequence MSFKKRTKVWIESLEKRQLLSGTFLRAEIDFAVYDPVANVAYYGSGSAITGLSLDDLTTVVSEHHLSTNISSIDVSENGQTLYALTVDDVLWALETESGGQRILARPPAGADASAVVATDVGPLVYGRSANRAYALWAPSADGAEYEQIFTPTLYGAEAIVRSHDHSTLLLGQRDIYDVATGTAEPLVSEGYAWIHWLNGNGSAVSIGSNGLYDRSTGTTKPVGFNGVAGGFSADGSSIFYKVDDRFLVQNTSDDTLRYVIEPSGLLASSGLLSVGDVPNASILLTSNGTHLLSVWRTGLHLAPIVARPAFAPISQAAAYGPNSVTVRAVDPKGVLDPTFRGTASVTVERDRIAQPPITHTFSADDAGVWTFDVDFAAPGSYTLTVTCSELLTSESIEVPVVDTLRRPVITDVSSLARSSPGRGVQRIKLAASDDTDLAQGWLDTSHISVTAPDGTALVHRYEDLTFDHRNAKATIIIDAPGGFWDPSDNGRYTVKVGKGAVRDAAGQEAANEFTSTFLIDILPSDSYLLPQVSGYVYNAVAGPYGSEQMLVPNVRVYDDWNDNGQYDPFEPAAFTDELSKFSFRTGHHSRIIRVEHRPGWSTPPGKVHNGLGLNSDQYELYSSPANPVVIDLLVAADTMAAGIMRTKSDDGNEQWLTSLAQTINVAFLESQTNVVVRIVGVAQVNHTFSGDLSKEMRRLSNPRDRTFSAVHAERDRLGADIVLFLTSGKVRTPVLGLAYTYRDRPEQGLAAVVMGDEVEIIAAHEIGHLLGAGHEAKAERSPTSPYALGYRFTGVNGVSYMDLMSTNHLAPAERVVRFSNPDLTHAGVPLGDSFADNARMIRRTAPVVASYRGAAWPTPPAEHDLVATKFAAKLPDLFMGGERASASLSYVNNGDQLHRGPVNVTFYLSTNGTVDAGDTVVATVARNVSLKPGKGGKLTARFVLPSGLVEGNYTLLAKIDGGDAFADRNEANNVQSGPIATYAQPVLDLSVTPGTTTMRRGGRFAFGLTNLGNVPAKFHGTVDLTVWEVGPFDEVGVAGPIGTTAVSLKPSATRTYGVSTAFAKALAPGTYKFVLRVTPPDGVTDVDLTNNIATVMVTLV encoded by the coding sequence TTGTCGTTCAAAAAGAGAACCAAGGTCTGGATCGAGTCGCTGGAGAAACGCCAACTACTGTCCGGCACGTTCTTGCGTGCCGAAATCGACTTTGCCGTCTACGATCCCGTCGCAAACGTCGCCTACTACGGGTCCGGTTCAGCAATCACCGGCTTGTCACTCGACGATTTGACCACCGTGGTCAGCGAGCACCACCTCAGCACGAACATCTCGAGCATCGATGTCTCTGAGAATGGCCAAACGCTGTACGCGCTAACGGTCGACGACGTGCTATGGGCGTTGGAAACGGAGAGTGGTGGTCAACGAATCCTTGCCCGGCCCCCGGCTGGTGCCGATGCCAGCGCCGTCGTCGCCACGGATGTTGGACCGCTCGTCTATGGCCGGTCCGCGAACAGAGCATACGCGTTATGGGCCCCGTCGGCTGACGGGGCAGAATACGAACAGATCTTCACCCCAACTTTATATGGCGCTGAAGCCATCGTCCGCTCCCACGACCATAGCACCCTGCTGCTCGGCCAAAGGGACATATACGACGTCGCAACCGGCACTGCTGAGCCGCTGGTTTCCGAAGGATATGCTTGGATCCATTGGCTCAATGGCAACGGGAGCGCAGTGAGCATCGGCTCCAATGGCTTATACGACCGCTCGACCGGGACGACAAAACCCGTGGGCTTTAATGGGGTAGCCGGAGGCTTTAGCGCTGATGGGTCGTCGATCTTCTACAAAGTGGACGACCGGTTCCTCGTTCAGAACACGTCGGACGACACGCTGCGCTACGTGATCGAACCCAGCGGCCTGCTCGCAAGCAGCGGGTTGCTATCGGTAGGTGATGTCCCCAACGCGTCAATCTTGCTGACGTCGAACGGCACTCACCTTCTATCGGTGTGGCGGACCGGATTGCACTTGGCGCCAATCGTCGCGCGACCGGCCTTCGCACCGATCTCACAGGCGGCGGCTTACGGACCGAACTCCGTCACCGTGCGCGCGGTCGACCCCAAAGGTGTGCTCGACCCCACCTTTCGCGGCACGGCTTCCGTTACAGTAGAACGAGACCGCATCGCGCAACCCCCGATCACCCACACCTTCTCCGCGGACGATGCTGGCGTGTGGACGTTCGACGTTGACTTCGCAGCACCGGGCTCGTACACGCTGACCGTCACGTGTAGCGAATTGCTAACCAGCGAATCGATCGAGGTACCGGTTGTCGACACGCTGCGCCGGCCCGTCATAACGGACGTCTCCTCGTTGGCAAGGTCGTCGCCGGGTCGCGGGGTGCAACGCATTAAACTTGCCGCGAGTGATGACACGGACCTTGCCCAAGGGTGGCTGGATACCAGTCACATATCCGTCACCGCACCCGATGGAACGGCACTTGTCCATCGGTACGAGGACCTCACCTTCGACCATCGGAATGCCAAAGCCACCATCATCATTGATGCACCAGGGGGATTCTGGGATCCCAGTGACAACGGGCGATATACAGTAAAGGTCGGCAAGGGGGCAGTTCGAGACGCCGCTGGACAGGAAGCGGCTAACGAGTTCACGTCGACGTTTCTCATCGACATCCTGCCATCGGACTCCTACCTTCTGCCGCAGGTCAGCGGTTACGTCTACAACGCAGTCGCCGGTCCCTACGGGTCCGAACAAATGTTGGTGCCGAACGTGCGGGTCTACGACGACTGGAACGACAACGGTCAGTACGATCCGTTCGAGCCCGCAGCGTTCACGGACGAACTCTCCAAGTTTAGTTTTCGCACCGGCCATCACTCGCGCATCATTCGGGTCGAGCATCGCCCTGGGTGGTCGACGCCGCCGGGCAAAGTTCATAACGGGTTAGGCCTCAATAGCGATCAGTACGAGTTATATTCGTCACCGGCCAATCCCGTCGTCATCGATTTACTCGTCGCCGCTGACACCATGGCCGCCGGAATCATGAGGACCAAATCCGACGATGGCAACGAGCAATGGCTCACGTCCCTTGCTCAGACAATAAATGTCGCATTCCTAGAGAGCCAGACCAACGTCGTGGTTCGAATTGTTGGTGTGGCGCAGGTCAATCACACGTTCAGTGGTGACCTGAGCAAGGAGATGCGACGGTTGTCCAATCCCCGCGACCGCACGTTCTCGGCCGTCCATGCCGAACGCGATCGGCTCGGCGCGGATATCGTGCTGTTCCTGACAAGTGGCAAGGTCCGCACACCCGTGCTGGGCCTTGCGTACACTTATCGCGACCGACCGGAACAAGGTCTCGCAGCGGTCGTTATGGGCGACGAGGTCGAAATCATTGCCGCCCATGAGATCGGTCACCTGCTGGGCGCCGGTCACGAGGCAAAAGCAGAGCGTTCGCCGACGTCCCCATATGCGCTCGGCTACCGGTTCACCGGCGTGAACGGCGTGTCGTACATGGACCTGATGTCCACGAATCACCTGGCACCGGCCGAACGCGTGGTGCGATTCTCTAACCCAGACCTCACCCACGCAGGTGTACCTCTCGGCGACTCCTTCGCCGACAACGCCCGTATGATTCGCCGCACCGCGCCAGTCGTCGCCAGCTATCGCGGCGCGGCGTGGCCCACGCCGCCGGCGGAGCACGACCTGGTCGCGACGAAGTTCGCGGCGAAGTTGCCTGACCTCTTCATGGGAGGCGAACGTGCGAGCGCATCGCTGTCGTACGTGAACAACGGCGACCAACTGCACCGCGGCCCCGTCAACGTCACCTTCTACCTGTCGACTAACGGCACGGTGGACGCAGGTGACACCGTCGTGGCAACGGTGGCGCGCAACGTGTCGCTGAAGCCCGGTAAGGGCGGAAAGCTGACGGCGCGCTTCGTGCTGCCGAGCGGGTTGGTCGAAGGCAACTACACGCTGCTGGCCAAGATCGACGGTGGCGACGCGTTCGCAGATCGCAACGAGGCAAACAACGTTCAATCGGGACCAATCGCGACCTATGCACAACCTGTGCTGGATCTATCCGTTACCCCCGGCACCACCACGATGCGCCGGGGTGGGCGGTTTGCGTTTGGCTTAACCAATTTGGGCAACGTGCCCGCCAAGTTCCATGGAACGGTGGACCTGACGGTATGGGAGGTCGGGCCGTTCGATGAAGTTGGCGTGGCGGGTCCGATCGGAACGACGGCGGTGTCGCTCAAACCATCGGCAACGCGGACGTATGGCGTGTCCACGGCATTCGCTAAAGCGCTGGCGCCGGGCACGTACAAGTTCGTCCTCCGCGTGACGCCGCCGGACGGCGTGACCGATGTGGATCTCACCAACAACATCGCCACCGTAATGGTGACGCTGGTGTAA
- a CDS encoding gamma-glutamyl-gamma-aminobutyrate hydrolase family protein, translating into MAKRPLIGITVDTHDKPNQYESPCGYSISVERAGGLPVLLPYKVDVSLVSDYVDLCDGIILSGGNDIDPAIYGDAPYHPKAAPIDPLRQRFEMALLAEVERRRKPVLGICLGSQMMNVYRGGSLHQHLPDIERENALEHGKLEEGRYPRHDVKLIADTLLARELGKTDVLANSSHKQAVKTLGRGLRVIATSLDGVIEGVEDPSYPLFMGVQWHPERLSDEEDHLKLFRLLNRRAQE; encoded by the coding sequence ATGGCCAAGCGTCCCCTGATCGGCATTACGGTCGACACGCACGACAAGCCCAACCAGTACGAGTCGCCATGCGGCTACTCGATAAGCGTCGAACGCGCCGGCGGGCTGCCGGTGCTGCTGCCGTACAAGGTCGACGTGTCGCTCGTGAGCGATTACGTCGACCTGTGCGACGGCATCATCCTGTCTGGCGGAAACGACATCGACCCAGCGATCTACGGCGACGCCCCGTACCACCCCAAGGCGGCCCCGATCGACCCGCTGCGCCAGCGGTTTGAGATGGCGCTGCTGGCCGAGGTCGAGCGCCGCCGCAAGCCCGTGCTGGGCATCTGCCTCGGCAGCCAAATGATGAACGTCTACCGCGGCGGCAGCCTGCACCAGCATCTGCCCGACATCGAACGTGAGAACGCTCTGGAGCATGGCAAGCTCGAAGAGGGCCGCTATCCACGGCACGACGTGAAGCTGATCGCCGACACGCTGCTGGCCCGCGAACTGGGCAAGACCGACGTGCTGGCCAACAGCAGTCATAAGCAGGCGGTGAAGACGCTCGGCCGCGGGCTGCGCGTGATCGCGACGTCGCTGGACGGCGTGATCGAGGGCGTGGAAGACCCGTCGTATCCGCTGTTCATGGGCGTCCAGTGGCACCCCGAACGCCTGAGCGACGAGGAAGACCACCTCAAGCTCTTCCGCCTGCTAAACCGGCGGGCGCAGGAATAG
- the typA gene encoding translational GTPase TypA, producing MNSVRNDIRNVAIIAHVDHGKTTLVDALLRQSGNFRESQVQDTMLDSNPLERERGITILAKNVAIDHIDPVTKEHIKINLIDTPGHADFGGEVERVLSMADGVFLLVDAAEGPMPQTRFVLKKAFQHELRPIVVINKIDRQDARLDGVLNEVFDLFVEMGADDETLDFPVIYASGRAGIASWKADEKGTNILPIFEAIVKHIPAPHGDPDKSLQVRVSSIQFNEYVGRIGVGRIYNGKVKSGQQIALVKRDGSTTKTKITQLQVFDGFGRKNVDEAAAGDIVGMIGVEAIDIGDSICDVANPQPLEATDIEPPTLTMVFRVNDSPFAGKEGKFVTSRNIRERLMKELESNVALKVEETENKDSFRVSGRGLLHLGILIENMRREGYELSISKPQVIMHKDKETGEITEPYEYLVVDVPEKSMGSVMELVGNRKGELVRMDNRLGQVHLEFTIPARGLIGLRTRMLTATQGQAIMHHNFHEYAPPRGDVPGRANGVMVSMTGGAVNAFALNNLQERGVMFVNPTDPVYEGQIVAENARDNDMAVNPTTAKKLTNMRTTSSDENIILKPARVMTLEQALEYIEDDELVEATPTSIRLRKEKLTENERKKAGKKKVEMTVDA from the coding sequence ATGAATTCTGTGCGAAACGATATCCGCAACGTCGCCATCATTGCCCACGTCGACCATGGCAAGACCACGCTCGTGGACGCCCTGCTGCGCCAAAGCGGCAACTTCCGCGAGAGCCAGGTGCAGGACACCATGCTCGACAGCAACCCGCTGGAACGCGAGCGCGGCATCACGATCCTGGCCAAGAACGTCGCGATCGACCATATCGATCCGGTGACGAAGGAACACATCAAGATCAACCTGATCGACACGCCCGGCCACGCGGACTTCGGTGGTGAGGTCGAGCGCGTACTGAGCATGGCCGATGGCGTGTTCCTGCTGGTGGATGCGGCGGAAGGCCCGATGCCGCAGACGCGCTTCGTGCTGAAGAAGGCGTTTCAGCACGAGCTGCGGCCGATCGTGGTCATCAACAAGATCGACCGCCAGGACGCGCGCCTCGACGGCGTGCTGAACGAGGTGTTCGATTTGTTCGTGGAGATGGGCGCCGACGACGAGACGCTCGACTTCCCGGTCATCTACGCCAGCGGCCGGGCGGGCATCGCCAGTTGGAAGGCGGATGAGAAGGGCACGAACATCCTGCCGATCTTCGAGGCGATCGTGAAGCACATCCCGGCGCCGCACGGCGACCCGGACAAGAGCCTGCAGGTGCGCGTCAGCAGCATTCAGTTCAACGAGTACGTCGGCCGTATCGGCGTCGGCCGCATCTACAACGGCAAGGTGAAGAGCGGTCAGCAGATCGCGCTGGTGAAGCGCGATGGGTCGACCACGAAGACGAAGATCACGCAGCTGCAGGTGTTCGACGGCTTCGGCCGTAAGAACGTCGACGAAGCGGCCGCGGGCGACATTGTCGGAATGATCGGCGTCGAAGCGATCGACATCGGCGACAGCATCTGCGACGTCGCCAACCCGCAACCCCTGGAAGCGACGGACATCGAGCCGCCGACGCTGACGATGGTCTTCCGCGTGAACGACAGCCCGTTCGCCGGCAAGGAAGGCAAGTTCGTCACCAGCCGCAACATCCGCGAGCGGTTGATGAAGGAACTGGAGAGCAACGTCGCGCTGAAGGTGGAAGAGACCGAGAACAAGGACTCGTTCCGCGTCAGTGGCCGCGGGTTGCTGCATTTGGGCATCCTGATCGAGAACATGCGGCGCGAGGGGTACGAGCTATCCATCAGCAAGCCGCAGGTCATCATGCACAAGGACAAGGAGACCGGCGAGATCACCGAGCCGTACGAGTACCTCGTCGTCGACGTGCCGGAAAAGAGCATGGGCAGCGTGATGGAACTGGTGGGCAACCGCAAGGGCGAACTGGTCCGCATGGACAACCGCCTGGGCCAGGTTCACCTGGAGTTCACGATTCCCGCCCGCGGGCTGATCGGCCTGCGTACCCGCATGCTGACGGCGACGCAGGGCCAGGCGATCATGCACCACAACTTCCACGAGTACGCCCCGCCCCGCGGCGACGTGCCCGGCCGGGCCAACGGTGTGATGGTCAGCATGACCGGCGGCGCCGTCAACGCGTTCGCGCTCAACAACCTTCAGGAGCGCGGCGTGATGTTCGTGAACCCGACCGATCCGGTCTACGAGGGCCAGATCGTCGCCGAAAACGCCCGCGACAACGACATGGCCGTCAACCCGACCACCGCCAAGAAGCTGACGAACATGCGCACGACGAGCAGCGATGAAAACATCATCCTGAAACCCGCCCGCGTGATGACGCTGGAACAGGCGCTGGAATACATTGAGGACGACGAACTCGTGGAAGCCACGCCCACCAGCATCCGGCTGCGTAAGGAAAAGCTGACCGAGAACGAACGCAAGAAGGCCGGCAAGAAGAAGGTCGAGATGACGGTGGACGCGTAA
- a CDS encoding excinuclease ABC subunit UvrC, with translation MDDRIERLSAKAKELPKAPGVYLMKDAKGRVIYVGKSSSLRDRVGSYFQPSTKIEQRKAGLLTEVVEFEIIQTDSEVEALLAENRLIKDIQPKYNASLRDDKSFPYLMITTGDDFPGVFITRQPMSRGVKLYGPFTSVYALKEAVTLLQKAFKFRTCHLEINDGDDKRRFFRPCLLYPIKQCTAPCAAKISKEAYREDIQRLIRFLDGDKKSVIAALERDMIEASKDMKFERAAKLRDEIKALHALGARAKKGEQEFWQPESFASNPREGLAALQEALQLPEPPRILEAIDIAHLQGGEMVGSKVCFIDGSPFKDGYRRYKISHGQGNNDYLSIQEVVSRRYREAGNNQELYPDVILIDGGLGQLHAALDVFKSMDVKPPMVISLAKKEELVYVQAKGEPLKLPRNHLGLKLLQYIRDEAHRFAQHYHHILRRKAQLEEDVKGGRRPPARRSGTTGKPKTPRERKVEYDNSILKAPAAGENPHTTIASLPILHPPTPDDAAVDEHELLDPEDAAASGDPLHGDPEIQTVDESPLAAEGRPERSPEE, from the coding sequence ATGGACGACCGCATCGAACGACTTTCCGCCAAGGCTAAGGAATTGCCGAAGGCGCCCGGCGTGTACCTGATGAAGGACGCGAAGGGGCGCGTCATTTATGTGGGCAAGTCGTCGTCGTTGCGCGATCGGGTGGGGAGTTATTTTCAGCCGTCGACCAAGATCGAACAGCGCAAGGCGGGGTTGCTGACCGAGGTGGTCGAGTTTGAGATCATCCAGACCGATTCGGAGGTCGAGGCGCTGCTGGCGGAGAATCGGCTGATCAAGGACATCCAGCCGAAGTACAACGCGTCGCTGCGGGATGATAAGTCGTTTCCTTATCTGATGATCACCACGGGCGACGACTTTCCCGGCGTCTTCATCACGCGGCAGCCGATGAGCAGGGGCGTGAAGCTGTACGGGCCGTTCACCAGCGTTTACGCGCTGAAGGAAGCGGTCACGCTGTTGCAGAAGGCGTTCAAGTTCCGCACGTGTCATCTCGAGATCAACGACGGTGACGACAAGCGGCGGTTCTTTCGGCCGTGCCTGCTGTATCCCATCAAACAATGCACGGCCCCGTGCGCGGCCAAGATCAGCAAAGAGGCGTATCGCGAGGACATCCAACGGCTTATCCGCTTTTTGGACGGTGATAAGAAGTCGGTCATCGCGGCGCTCGAGCGCGACATGATCGAGGCCAGCAAGGACATGAAGTTCGAGCGGGCCGCCAAGCTGCGCGACGAGATTAAAGCGTTGCATGCGCTGGGCGCACGGGCGAAGAAGGGCGAGCAGGAGTTCTGGCAGCCGGAGAGTTTTGCGTCCAACCCGCGCGAAGGGCTCGCGGCGCTGCAGGAAGCGCTGCAGCTGCCGGAACCGCCACGCATTTTGGAGGCGATCGACATCGCGCATTTGCAGGGGGGCGAGATGGTCGGCAGCAAGGTCTGCTTTATCGATGGCTCGCCGTTTAAAGACGGGTATCGGCGATACAAGATCTCGCACGGGCAGGGGAACAACGACTACCTCAGCATCCAGGAAGTCGTCAGCCGGCGATATCGCGAGGCGGGGAACAACCAGGAACTGTACCCGGACGTCATCTTAATCGACGGCGGCCTGGGTCAGCTGCACGCGGCGCTGGACGTGTTCAAAAGCATGGACGTGAAGCCGCCGATGGTGATCTCGCTGGCCAAGAAGGAAGAGCTAGTCTACGTGCAGGCCAAGGGCGAGCCGCTGAAGCTGCCTCGGAACCATTTGGGGCTGAAGCTGCTGCAGTACATTCGCGACGAGGCGCATCGGTTCGCGCAGCACTACCACCACATCCTGCGGCGCAAAGCGCAATTGGAAGAGGACGTGAAGGGTGGCCGGCGGCCCCCCGCACGGCGCAGCGGCACCACGGGCAAGCCAAAGACGCCGCGCGAGCGTAAGGTCGAGTACGATAACAGTATCCTGAAGGCGCCGGCGGCGGGGGAGAACCCGCACACCACGATCGCCAGCCTGCCGATCCTGCACCCACCCACGCCGGATGACGCGGCGGTCGACGAGCACGAACTGCTGGATCCGGAGGACGCCGCTGCCAGTGGCGATCCGCTGCATGGTGATCCGGAGATTCAGACGGTCGATGAGTCACCACTGGCTGCCGAGGGCCGCCCCGAGCGGTCGCCGGAGGAGTAG